In Edaphobacter dinghuensis, a genomic segment contains:
- a CDS encoding REP-associated tyrosine transposase, with amino-acid sequence MPLGLKRYQQEGDDHFITFSCHHRKPYLNTPASRDIFLDSLERTRNHYQFEILGYVVMPEHVHLLVSEPPDDLLSKALQALKISVARRLTERPFWQTRYYDFNVFSHDKRVEKLKYMHRNPVKRSLVMQPEDWHWSSYRHYLLEEPPPVLITQP; translated from the coding sequence ATGCCGCTCGGCCTAAAGCGATACCAACAAGAAGGCGACGACCACTTCATCACCTTCAGTTGTCACCACCGCAAACCCTACCTCAACACTCCAGCCTCAAGAGACATCTTCCTCGACTCCCTCGAGCGCACCCGCAACCATTACCAATTTGAAATCCTCGGCTACGTCGTCATGCCGGAGCACGTCCACCTGCTCGTCAGCGAACCTCCCGACGATCTCTTATCGAAGGCCCTTCAAGCCCTGAAGATCTCCGTCGCCAGACGCCTCACGGAACGCCCTTTCTGGCAGACCCGCTACTACGACTTCAACGTCTTCAGCCACGACAAGCGGGTCGAGAAGCTGAAGTACATGCACCGCAACCCGGTCAAACGCAGCCTCGTTATGCAGCCCGAAGACTGGCATTGGTCATCCTATCGCCACTATCTTCTGGAAGAACCGCCCCCGGTCTTAATCACCCAGCCTT
- the ffh gene encoding signal recognition particle protein, giving the protein MFENLSDKLQRSFKNLRGQGTITEENVSDALREIRLALLESDVNLEVVTELIEHIRTRALGEQVATALSPSEQIVKIVHDELVNVLGKDTARFQKSSQPPSVILMAGLQGSGKTTTSGKLSQWLKKAGHRPMLVSVDVYRPAAREQLAIVARSTSSQIYEGKVTDANPGTEDVLRLAKEAKREAANYGCDILIVDTAGRNHIDSELMDEMAALKKLLNPSEILFVADAMTGQDAVNSAKAFNDHLTITGAVLTKMDGDARGGAALSIRHVTGAPIKFLGTGEKPDAFEPFHPDRIVSRIMGHGDIATLLERAEERLDRGKAEQFAKKALSGDGFSLDDFREQLRQIKKMGSMKSILKMLPSVGPFAGMSQAVENVDEGQFTRVESIINSMTNKERQNHELINGSRRKRIAAGSGTTVQDVNNLLRQYGQMRKMFKTMGSGGGIKAQQRMMSQMQQKQRFGR; this is encoded by the coding sequence ATGTTTGAAAACCTAAGCGACAAACTTCAGCGCTCCTTTAAGAACCTCCGCGGCCAGGGCACCATCACCGAAGAGAACGTCTCCGACGCCCTGCGCGAGATACGCCTCGCCCTGCTCGAGTCCGACGTCAACCTCGAGGTCGTCACCGAACTCATCGAGCACATCCGCACCCGCGCCCTCGGCGAACAAGTCGCCACCGCCCTCTCGCCCTCCGAACAGATCGTCAAGATCGTCCACGATGAGCTCGTCAACGTTCTCGGCAAGGACACCGCCCGCTTCCAGAAGTCCTCGCAGCCACCGTCGGTCATCCTCATGGCCGGGCTACAAGGTTCAGGCAAAACGACGACCTCCGGCAAGCTCTCCCAGTGGCTCAAAAAAGCCGGACACCGGCCCATGCTCGTCTCGGTCGACGTCTACCGCCCCGCCGCGCGCGAGCAGCTCGCCATCGTCGCCCGCTCCACCTCCTCGCAGATCTACGAGGGCAAAGTCACCGACGCCAACCCCGGTACCGAAGACGTCCTCCGCCTCGCCAAAGAAGCCAAGCGCGAAGCCGCCAACTACGGCTGCGACATCCTCATCGTCGACACCGCAGGCCGCAACCACATCGACTCCGAGCTGATGGACGAGATGGCCGCGCTCAAGAAACTGCTCAACCCCAGCGAGATCCTCTTCGTCGCCGACGCCATGACCGGACAGGACGCCGTCAACTCCGCCAAGGCCTTCAACGACCACCTCACCATCACCGGAGCCGTCCTCACCAAGATGGACGGTGACGCCCGCGGCGGCGCTGCCCTCTCCATCCGCCACGTCACGGGAGCACCCATCAAGTTCCTCGGCACCGGCGAAAAGCCCGACGCCTTCGAGCCCTTCCACCCCGACCGCATCGTCAGCCGCATCATGGGTCACGGCGACATCGCCACCCTGCTCGAACGCGCCGAAGAGCGCCTCGACCGCGGCAAGGCCGAGCAGTTCGCCAAAAAGGCTCTCTCCGGCGACGGCTTTTCGCTCGACGACTTCCGCGAGCAGCTCCGTCAGATCAAAAAGATGGGCAGCATGAAGTCCATCCTCAAGATGCTCCCCTCGGTCGGCCCCTTCGCGGGCATGTCTCAGGCGGTCGAAAACGTGGACGAAGGCCAGTTCACCCGGGTCGAGTCCATCATCAACTCGATGACGAACAAGGAGCGCCAGAACCACGAGCTGATCAACGGCAGCCGCCGCAAGCGCATCGCCGCAGGCTCCGGCACCACCGTGCAGGACGTCAACAATCTCCTTCGCCAATACGGCCAGATGCGAAAGATGTTCAAAACCATGGGCTCAGGCGGCGGCATCAAAGCCCAGCAAAGAATGATGAGCCAGATGCAACAAAAACAACGCTTCGGCAGGTAG